From a region of the Chitinophaga caseinilytica genome:
- a CDS encoding SusC/RagA family TonB-linked outer membrane protein translates to MSARVWLCMLVVVVVSLTARGQERYSFSFRNVGMDRILTEIGTETGYKFLYNSRNIPSNPLNFTVHKTTLPRILSRLLGDSLQFNILDNKLIVISAIGAPASRTITGVLTNGRDQPVSGATIHIEDETAGTVSDSSGYFALEIKRESVLRVSHIGYYEKNVNTAGLSHIKLELAEKHKDLEEITVTALEIPKETRSIGYATQSFKVAGTDIVKSREPNAFTSLYGKVAGLGVQNSRYLFNNPSLYLRGQRPLVVVDGIPVDTDSWDINMDDVESITVLKGPAAGALYGQQGANGAVQIKTRRGATNKRPVEVSFSSTTEWQVSPVAFPHSQGSYGPGDYFKYAYKDGKGGGINDFDYNIWGPRMEGQLITQWDSPLDANGNLVPLPWLPRNKNNLRDFLDNGMLTISNLALSTKSDQGDFRISMTRHFQRGIVPNSKLGITTVNMSLGQNIGKRLRADVMVNYNRQNTPNYPSIYYGPESPVYELLIWNGANFDINDPRLRNYWKPGQEGVQQQWLEYVRYNNPWFNAYENTKAFSKDVFTGFVSLGYKISPAFNLQLKSDFNIHYTGQEWHFPVSGNFYGLDFYKVGAYMEASSRFSQQNASFMLNFQRKIENNWSVKLSAGGNLQTIRRKNYSAHTSGGLTVPGVYNLQNSAMPVSNAENYRSLMQVASFYGYADVAYKNLLYLDVSGRFDRNSNMPLHNNLYFYPQASISAIISDMVKLPRAISFLKWTGSLARVGEGLSPYSLAQTYEWATAWLGNQGVTYAPDNVLYNPNIKPEFHTTMETGLDVRFFNQRAGLKAQVYRTVDGPQIFNLSISAASGWGYQKMNGLELERRGVELIADAIPVQRKHFTWAMAGNVSRNIRYLKKVYDSLDHHIRVNVGERFDQLYVNPFERNPHTGAILFHPNGTPVINRQRFVRFGNTDPDWLVGMQQQFKYKSFQLTLDFDGSFGGKFSNYLNLKMWQAGSHPDSDNYFRYQDWLHYKDPGYRGTRVGVGDVVTGGTVTYDADGKILTDTRTFAPNTTPVLEQDWATTYETADERRYQSKTYFKMRGVTLTYTLPAAMLRKIKGLHGGSVSLVGRNIMYLSKQKQIDLDRWSYTSGSDLEEPSMRSIGFNVHLNF, encoded by the coding sequence ATGAGCGCGCGTGTATGGCTATGCATGCTGGTTGTTGTTGTGGTAAGTCTCACTGCCCGGGGGCAGGAGCGTTATTCCTTTTCTTTCCGGAATGTGGGGATGGACAGGATATTGACCGAAATCGGCACGGAAACCGGGTACAAATTCCTGTACAATTCCCGTAACATCCCTTCCAATCCCCTCAATTTTACTGTCCACAAAACAACGTTGCCGCGCATCCTGTCGCGGTTGCTGGGCGACAGCCTTCAATTCAATATCCTCGACAACAAACTGATCGTGATATCGGCCATCGGTGCGCCGGCCAGCCGTACGATCACCGGTGTGCTCACCAATGGGCGGGATCAGCCGGTATCGGGCGCTACCATTCATATCGAAGACGAAACGGCCGGCACGGTCTCCGATTCCAGCGGGTATTTTGCCCTGGAGATCAAACGGGAATCGGTGCTGAGGGTCAGCCATATCGGGTACTACGAGAAAAATGTGAATACTGCGGGCTTGTCCCACATCAAGCTGGAACTGGCTGAAAAGCACAAAGACCTGGAAGAAATAACGGTTACCGCGTTGGAAATTCCCAAAGAAACCCGGTCGATCGGGTACGCCACCCAATCGTTCAAAGTAGCCGGCACGGATATCGTCAAATCGCGGGAGCCGAATGCGTTTACGTCGCTGTACGGAAAAGTGGCGGGCCTGGGCGTGCAGAATTCCCGCTATCTCTTCAACAACCCGTCCCTGTATCTCCGTGGTCAGCGGCCGCTGGTGGTGGTGGACGGGATACCCGTTGATACCGATTCCTGGGATATCAATATGGACGACGTGGAATCGATCACCGTGCTGAAAGGGCCTGCTGCCGGCGCCTTGTACGGCCAGCAGGGCGCGAACGGCGCCGTGCAGATCAAGACCCGGCGGGGCGCTACCAACAAAAGGCCCGTTGAAGTGTCGTTCAGTTCCACTACAGAATGGCAGGTGAGCCCGGTGGCCTTTCCGCATTCGCAGGGCAGCTACGGGCCGGGGGATTATTTCAAGTATGCCTACAAAGACGGCAAAGGCGGCGGTATCAACGATTTCGATTACAACATCTGGGGCCCGCGCATGGAAGGGCAGCTCATCACGCAGTGGGACAGCCCTCTCGATGCCAATGGCAACCTGGTGCCGTTGCCCTGGCTGCCGCGGAACAAAAACAACCTCCGCGATTTTCTGGACAACGGGATGCTGACCATCAGCAATCTGGCCCTGTCCACCAAAAGCGACCAGGGAGATTTCAGGATTTCGATGACCCGGCATTTCCAGCGCGGCATCGTGCCCAATTCGAAACTGGGCATTACGACCGTGAACATGTCGCTCGGGCAAAATATCGGCAAGCGCCTGCGGGCAGACGTGATGGTCAATTACAACCGGCAGAACACGCCCAATTACCCCAGCATTTATTACGGTCCGGAAAGCCCGGTGTATGAACTGCTGATCTGGAACGGCGCCAATTTCGACATCAACGACCCGCGGCTGCGCAACTACTGGAAGCCGGGGCAGGAGGGCGTACAGCAGCAATGGCTGGAATATGTGCGCTACAATAACCCCTGGTTCAATGCGTATGAAAATACCAAAGCGTTCAGCAAAGACGTGTTCACGGGGTTCGTTTCGCTGGGATATAAAATTTCCCCCGCTTTCAACCTGCAATTGAAATCCGATTTCAATATCCACTACACCGGCCAGGAATGGCATTTCCCGGTATCGGGGAATTTTTACGGGCTGGATTTTTATAAAGTGGGCGCTTACATGGAAGCCAGTTCCCGGTTCAGCCAGCAGAATGCTTCGTTCATGCTGAATTTCCAGCGAAAGATCGAAAACAACTGGTCGGTAAAGTTGTCCGCCGGCGGCAACCTCCAAACCATCCGGCGGAAAAACTACTCCGCCCATACTTCCGGCGGGCTCACCGTTCCGGGCGTTTATAATCTTCAGAATTCCGCCATGCCCGTCAGCAATGCGGAGAACTACCGCAGCCTCATGCAGGTGGCCAGTTTTTACGGATATGCGGACGTGGCCTACAAAAACCTGTTGTACCTCGATGTGTCCGGCCGGTTCGACCGCAATTCCAATATGCCGCTGCATAACAACCTCTATTTCTATCCCCAGGCCAGCATCAGCGCCATCATTTCCGACATGGTGAAGCTCCCCCGCGCCATATCTTTCCTGAAATGGACCGGCTCCCTGGCCAGGGTGGGAGAAGGGCTGAGCCCCTATTCCCTGGCGCAGACCTACGAGTGGGCCACGGCCTGGCTCGGCAACCAGGGCGTTACCTACGCGCCCGACAATGTGTTGTACAACCCCAATATCAAACCGGAATTCCATACCACCATGGAAACCGGGCTGGACGTCCGCTTCTTCAACCAGCGCGCCGGCCTGAAGGCACAGGTGTACCGCACGGTAGACGGGCCGCAGATATTCAATTTGTCCATCTCCGCCGCTTCGGGCTGGGGGTATCAGAAAATGAACGGATTGGAGTTGGAGCGCAGGGGCGTTGAACTCATCGCAGATGCAATACCCGTGCAGCGCAAACATTTTACCTGGGCCATGGCGGGCAACGTCAGCCGCAATATCCGGTATCTCAAAAAAGTCTACGATTCCCTGGACCATCATATCCGCGTGAACGTGGGCGAGCGGTTCGATCAGCTGTACGTCAACCCCTTCGAGCGGAATCCGCACACGGGCGCCATCCTGTTCCATCCCAACGGAACGCCCGTCATCAACCGGCAACGGTTCGTGCGGTTCGGGAATACCGATCCCGACTGGCTGGTGGGGATGCAGCAACAGTTCAAGTATAAAAGCTTTCAGCTGACGCTGGATTTTGACGGCAGCTTCGGCGGCAAATTCTCCAATTACCTGAACCTGAAAATGTGGCAGGCCGGTTCCCATCCGGATTCGGATAATTATTTCCGGTACCAGGACTGGCTGCATTATAAAGACCCGGGTTATCGCGGAACGCGCGTAGGTGTGGGCGATGTGGTGACCGGCGGAACGGTGACCTACGATGCCGATGGAAAGATATTGACAGACACCCGGACCTTCGCCCCCAACACGACGCCGGTGCTGGAGCAAGACTGGGCCACTACCTACGAAACGGCCGACGAGCGGCGATACCAGTCCAAAACCTATTTCAAGATGCGCGGCGTTACGCTCACCTATACGCTGCCTGCGGCGATGCTTCGGAAGATAAAGGGGCTGCATGGCGGAAGCGTGTCGCTGGTAGGGCGCAACATCATGTATTTATCGAAACAGAAACAGATCGATCTCGACCGCTGGTCGTACACCTCCGGCAGCGATCTGGAAGAACCATCGATGAGAAGTATCGGCTTTAACGTACACCTTAATTTCTAA
- a CDS encoding SusD/RagB family nutrient-binding outer membrane lipoprotein encodes MKKLLLPSIVLLLLWVACMKPEELQKNPNKANVATPGSVLTGVEEDMFTSQWGYAQRSSQYHCVVNSYYGSQSYDFGAASHQYYQLRNVMQMEKEARRTGGPNERAYLALGLFLRAWFYIQMTVQVGDIPMSQAMMAEQGIIAPVYDAQRDVYLQCLELLRRANDSLGALNREGGKTVAGDVFYKGDLDRWQRMVNAFRLRVLIGLSKKTGDAGLKVPETFAFIVSHPDQCPLPRSNADNLVVTYSDASVENYNPSYSATPGASSRNSPLAATFVSLMVKLEDPRLMVIALPSALADSITESASDFRSYRGAATGTLQKPMSDSAAAGYYSHPDPAFWFASKTGRPTILFGYPELQFTIAEAASRGWISGSAAPYYEAGIRASMESYGLSGAAVNDYLAQETVRYADNEQQGLEQILTQKYIDFFQMGGWEPFYNQRRTGVPVFGIGPSNQNGGKIPLRWFYPPFEYIDNGRNLQAALNRQYGGIDQLNGQMWLIR; translated from the coding sequence ATGAAGAAATTACTGCTGCCTTCAATTGTTTTGCTGTTGCTGTGGGTGGCTTGCATGAAGCCCGAGGAGTTGCAAAAGAACCCGAATAAAGCCAACGTGGCAACGCCGGGCAGTGTGCTGACCGGAGTGGAGGAAGATATGTTCACCAGCCAGTGGGGTTACGCGCAACGGAGCAGCCAGTATCATTGCGTGGTGAATTCCTACTACGGATCGCAGAGTTACGACTTCGGCGCCGCTTCACACCAATATTACCAGCTCCGCAACGTGATGCAGATGGAGAAAGAAGCACGGCGAACGGGCGGGCCCAACGAACGTGCTTACCTGGCGCTCGGGTTGTTCCTGCGTGCGTGGTTCTATATCCAGATGACGGTCCAGGTAGGCGATATTCCCATGAGCCAGGCCATGATGGCGGAACAGGGGATCATTGCGCCGGTATATGATGCACAGCGGGATGTGTACCTGCAATGCCTCGAGCTGCTGCGCCGTGCCAACGATTCGCTGGGCGCGCTGAACCGCGAAGGCGGCAAAACCGTTGCGGGCGATGTGTTCTATAAGGGCGATCTCGACCGGTGGCAACGCATGGTCAATGCTTTCCGGTTGCGGGTGTTGATCGGGCTCAGTAAAAAAACGGGGGATGCGGGACTGAAGGTCCCGGAAACATTTGCCTTCATCGTGTCCCACCCCGACCAATGTCCGCTGCCGCGCAGCAATGCAGATAACCTCGTGGTTACTTATAGCGACGCCAGTGTCGAAAATTACAATCCATCCTATTCGGCAACTCCTGGTGCCAGTTCCCGCAACAGTCCGCTGGCAGCCACTTTCGTGTCGTTAATGGTGAAGCTGGAAGACCCGCGGCTCATGGTGATCGCGTTGCCTTCCGCATTGGCGGATTCCATTACCGAATCGGCCAGCGATTTCCGATCGTATCGCGGAGCGGCAACGGGAACGCTGCAAAAACCCATGAGCGATTCTGCCGCGGCGGGTTATTATTCCCATCCGGACCCTGCGTTCTGGTTTGCGTCGAAAACCGGCCGGCCTACCATCCTGTTCGGTTACCCGGAACTGCAATTTACCATCGCCGAAGCGGCCAGTCGCGGCTGGATCAGCGGAAGCGCCGCTCCATATTACGAAGCAGGGATCCGCGCGTCTATGGAGTCGTACGGCCTGTCGGGAGCAGCGGTGAACGATTACCTGGCGCAGGAAACGGTTCGGTATGCAGACAATGAACAGCAGGGGCTGGAACAAATCCTTACCCAGAAATATATCGACTTTTTCCAGATGGGTGGATGGGAGCCTTTTTATAACCAGCGAAGGACGGGCGTGCCCGTTTTCGGTATCGGCCCTTCCAACCAGAACGGCGGAAAAATACCCCTCCGCTGGTTTTATCCGCCTTTCGAATATATCGACAACGGCCGCAATCTCCAGGCGGCCCTCAACCGCCAGTATGGCGGGATCGATCAGCTCAATGGCCAGATGTGGCTGATCAGGTAA
- a CDS encoding RagB/SusD family nutrient uptake outer membrane protein, whose protein sequence is MMLAASCRTKLDVQPSHLVPEQKMWTTKNDARSAVFSAYALLRSALADKNAWLVYGELRAGDFTSVSRGDLSAVTANQLTASFPALENWSNWRPFYAVIYQANLCLEKLETVHKNDFRYTEEEMKVDLAHVRFLRSLAYFYLVRIWGDVPLVTRAVSGEFVPLERAPQARVLDMAAADAQAAAQALPWKYDQQSPELRSQYWGQPSAFWQGVIAGKGSAYMLLAHIAAWRGDYLSTDKFARLVIDNRSKGGYALVNTTTLTGNGGVFTGQAEDIVFAMPFNKNYQESSASGHIEEWVLAEPFISKAQPDIFISNDSILRIFDEPNDERFKVTDGGAGVGNYFTGFGNPVPLFSKIRLLSVTGANPLRSYQSAIVVFRYEELLLLRAEALLYLGKTGESAQVLNSVRGQRGIGEYKGPLAGLANAILQERRRELLGEGWRWFDLVRFEKLEQYSRFSPADLANGAQFWPISKSQLSSASPIQQNKYWQQ, encoded by the coding sequence ATGATGCTGGCGGCCTCCTGCCGGACGAAGCTGGATGTGCAGCCTTCGCACCTCGTGCCTGAACAGAAAATGTGGACCACTAAAAACGATGCACGTTCCGCCGTGTTTTCCGCCTACGCGCTGCTGCGTTCCGCCCTGGCCGACAAGAACGCCTGGCTGGTGTACGGGGAACTGCGGGCCGGGGATTTTACCAGCGTTTCGCGGGGCGACCTCAGCGCCGTAACGGCCAACCAGTTGACCGCATCTTTTCCCGCGCTGGAAAACTGGAGCAATTGGCGACCTTTCTACGCGGTGATCTACCAGGCCAATCTCTGTCTCGAAAAACTGGAGACCGTTCATAAAAACGACTTCCGGTATACCGAAGAGGAAATGAAGGTAGACCTGGCGCATGTGCGGTTCCTCCGGTCGCTGGCGTATTTCTACCTCGTACGTATCTGGGGCGATGTGCCCCTGGTGACGCGCGCCGTGAGCGGCGAATTCGTACCGCTGGAACGCGCGCCCCAGGCCCGTGTGCTCGATATGGCCGCAGCGGATGCACAGGCGGCGGCACAAGCCCTGCCCTGGAAATACGATCAGCAAAGCCCGGAGCTGCGGTCGCAGTACTGGGGCCAGCCCAGCGCCTTCTGGCAGGGCGTCATCGCCGGGAAAGGATCGGCGTACATGCTGCTGGCGCACATCGCGGCGTGGCGCGGAGATTATCTTTCGACGGATAAATTCGCCCGGCTGGTGATCGACAACCGTTCGAAAGGCGGTTACGCCCTGGTGAATACGACTACGCTGACCGGGAATGGGGGTGTGTTTACCGGTCAGGCGGAAGACATCGTTTTCGCCATGCCGTTCAACAAAAATTACCAGGAATCTTCCGCCTCGGGGCATATCGAAGAATGGGTGCTGGCGGAGCCGTTTATCTCCAAAGCCCAGCCCGATATCTTTATCAGCAACGATTCCATCCTCCGGATTTTCGACGAACCGAACGACGAGCGCTTTAAAGTGACCGACGGTGGCGCCGGTGTCGGGAATTATTTTACCGGCTTCGGTAATCCCGTTCCGCTTTTTTCCAAAATCCGGTTGCTGAGCGTAACGGGCGCCAATCCGCTGCGCAGCTATCAATCCGCCATCGTGGTGTTCAGGTATGAAGAACTGCTGCTCCTCAGGGCAGAAGCACTGCTGTACCTCGGCAAAACCGGGGAGTCCGCACAGGTGCTCAACAGCGTCCGCGGACAGCGGGGCATCGGGGAGTATAAAGGCCCGCTTGCAGGGCTGGCCAACGCCATTCTGCAGGAACGGCGGCGCGAGCTGCTGGGAGAGGGCTGGCGCTGGTTCGATCTGGTACGGTTCGAAAAACTGGAACAATATTCCCGTTTCTCCCCGGCAGATCTGGCCAATGGCGCGCAATTCTGGCCGATTTCCAAATCGCAGCTCAGCTCCGCTTCTCCCATCCAACAAAACAAATACTGGCAACAATAA
- a CDS encoding DUF5007 domain-containing protein has translation MKKLQQMKWNSCLAIPVVMVLAIACKKLPEKKDYLSQDASFNMKSVYEPILGRTALELTQFSADGSTYPLIFSIENARTKNGGHTNVPELFQKVKVQEWKRDYTGLETSLAEIEAKRVWVEAPFLEVRSGSGDIIFRNAPSTLIRSYPDSGYLFDIKVRNKGNERIIKDFWLRPIKEVPYEPYEFDVYTRERKTESRPRPSGGGANIVPYTIHPTGVSKMYFTKDSLFTDTLISVYFTKENATGHSLTFKFVDPRFNPIDPAKFSNTQWDKILHGFNRRQTAMGVTYDVAYPIPLTQLNTTWANSGKANVKFGYSRKGFGGERLDASFGLNFAIYEPGDWTITFYFRRDPIFNDD, from the coding sequence ATGAAAAAATTACAGCAAATGAAATGGAACAGCTGCCTGGCAATACCGGTCGTGATGGTGCTGGCCATCGCCTGCAAGAAGTTGCCTGAAAAGAAGGATTACCTCAGCCAGGATGCCAGCTTCAACATGAAATCGGTATACGAGCCCATTCTCGGCCGCACCGCGCTGGAGCTGACGCAGTTCAGCGCCGATGGTTCCACATACCCGCTCATTTTCTCGATAGAGAACGCCCGCACCAAAAACGGCGGCCACACCAATGTACCCGAGCTTTTTCAAAAAGTGAAAGTGCAGGAATGGAAACGCGACTACACCGGCCTCGAAACCTCGCTGGCCGAAATCGAAGCCAAGCGCGTGTGGGTGGAAGCGCCTTTCCTGGAAGTACGCAGCGGCTCCGGCGATATCATCTTCCGCAATGCGCCGTCGACCCTCATCCGCAGCTACCCCGATTCCGGGTACCTTTTCGATATCAAGGTCCGCAACAAAGGCAATGAAAGGATTATCAAAGACTTCTGGCTGCGGCCCATCAAGGAAGTACCGTACGAACCGTATGAATTCGATGTGTATACCCGCGAACGCAAAACGGAATCCCGCCCGCGGCCTTCCGGCGGCGGCGCCAACATCGTGCCCTACACCATTCACCCAACGGGTGTGAGCAAGATGTATTTCACGAAAGACAGTCTTTTCACCGATACCCTCATCTCCGTATACTTCACCAAAGAAAATGCCACCGGCCATTCGCTGACGTTCAAGTTCGTGGACCCGCGCTTCAACCCGATCGACCCGGCGAAGTTCAGCAATACGCAGTGGGATAAGATCCTGCACGGCTTCAATCGCCGGCAAACCGCCATGGGCGTTACCTATGACGTGGCATATCCCATCCCGCTGACCCAGCTCAACACCACCTGGGCCAACAGCGGGAAAGCGAACGTGAAATTCGGTTATAGCCGGAAAGGATTCGGAGGGGAAAGGCTGGATGCGAGCTTCGGATTGAATTTCGCCATTTATGAACCGGGCGACTGGACCATCACTTTCTACTTCCGCCGCGATCCCATTTTTAACGACGATTAA